The Streptomyces sp. NBC_01268 genome segment GGCGAGGGCTGACTGTGGGCAGGCACGGCCGACGGGCGGCCGACGCACTCAGCCTTGCCCGCCCATGCGGCGTCCGCCAGGCACGTACCGCCACCCGCATCACGGCCCTACACGAAGGCCGGACGCCGTCCTCCGATTCGGGGGCGACTCGGAGCCATTGTCGCGGTGTGCTCGCCGCCTCCGAGAGACTCAAGCCGTCGCGGGCCACCCCAGAGAAGCGGTGGCCAAGGCGGCCAGCACCATGGCCACGTACGTCAGCACACGCCCCAGGCACAGTCTTCGGCTGACCAGCCATGCCTCGGCCACGTCGCTGCGGTGCTTTCGCGGCGGTGCGTCGCCACTCGGCAGCGGCGAAGCTGCGCGGCCAACGAGGAGCACGGCCCAGCTGGCGTCCTCGCCGTCGTCGTTTCGCGCCGGACCCCAGCAGCGCCCGCCGCCGCGACGGCCGGAGCTGGAAGTCGGCACGCCGGGCCGTGCGTCGGCCGGTGGTGTTCATGATCTGCCTCCGGCGGTGTGTCCGGTGTGGTGGAAGAGTGCGGCGGCGGCCAGAGTGAGGGCGGTCAGCCAGCCGAGACCGAGGAGCAGGGCGCCGGCCTCGTCGAAGGCGGGGGTGACGGCGGCGTCGATAAGGACGCGGCCGGGGCCGTAACCGGGCAGCACATGGGCCCAGGCGGGTGGCTGGGGGTGGAGCATCGGGCTCTGCTCGATGCCGAGGTCGATGAAGGGCAGCAGGAAGACGATGGGTGGTGCTGCGCAGCGACAGCACGTACTCGAACACCTCGCGTGCCTGGTCCACCCGGCCGGTCAGGGCGAGTGCGTCGGCCAGCCAGAACGAGCACAGCACGAACCGGCCCTCATCGCCGGTGAGCCCGTCGAGAGCTTCGCGCGCACCGGCGGTGGGGTAGCGGCGCATCAGCCCCTGGGGGGTGGCCAGCGCGGCGCGCACGGCGTCGACGGTGCCGATGACTCGGGGGTCGTCGCCGGGAAGGAACCCGGTGCGGGGGATGAGCAGCAGCGCGGCGTCCAGCTCGACCGACCCGTAGGACTGGGTGAAGGTGTTGCGCTGCGGGTCGAAGCCCTTCTCGCACACCTCGCGGTGGATCTCGTCTTGCAGCGCCGCGAGTTCGGTCGCGTCCATGTCGAGGGCTCCGGCCTCGATGAGGCGGATCGTGCGGGTGACGGCCACCCACGCCATCACCTTGGAGTGGACGAAGTGCCGCGGCTCGCCGCGGACCTCCCAGATCCCGGCGTCGACCTGGCGCCACTGCTCCTTGAGCCGGTCGATGAGCCCGCGAACGAGGGCCTGGAGAGGCGCGGTGAGGGTGATGCCGTGCTCGTGTGCGAGCGCGATGAACTCCAGGACCTCGCCGAACACATCCAGCTGCAGCTGGTGCACTGCCCCGTTGCCGACCCGTACCGGGGCCGACCCCTCGTACCCGGGCAGCCAGTCCAGGACCCGCTCGGGCAGCTGACGCCCGCCGCGGATCGTGTACATGATCTGCAGCTTGTCCAGGTCGCCCGCAACCGTGCGCACCAGCCACCGCAGCAGGGCTGCGGCCTCCTCGCGGTAGCTGGCCCGCAGCATCGCGCTCAGCGAGTCGGACGCGTCACGCAGCCAGGTGTAGCGGTAGTCCCAGTTGCGGACGCCGCCGATCTCCTCGGGCAGCGAGGTGGTCGGCGCGGCGACGATCCCTCCGCTCGCCGTGTGCGTCAGCGCCTTCAGCGTGATCACGGCCCGTACGACGGCCTCGCGGTACGGCCCCTCGTACGTGCAGCGGGCGACCCACGTCCGCCAGAACTCCGCGGTCTGCTCCAGGGCGCCCTGCGGGTCGATGCGCGGCGGCGGCCCGTCCGGGGACGGCCCGCCAGGACAGCGTGAACACCATCCGCTCCCCGGCCGCGAGGCTGAAGCGGCTGTGCAGGGTGTTGTCCTTGACGGTGACCTCAGCGGCGGTGTCGAGCCACAGGGCGTCCTGGCCGGCGATCGCGAAGAACAGACCCGCCTCGGCGTCGATCCAGGGCTGCGCGTGACCGTAGTTGAACCGCGGGGACAGGACGGAAGCCATCTGCTGCAAGCCGCTCCCGCATCAGGGACAGGGGAGCACGGCGCAAATTTCGGGCGCCTCTGCTCGTTCGGGTGATCCGCCTGGCCATCCCGGGCGCGCCGTCCCTGCTGGCCGCTACGGTCGCCCCCTCACCCGCATCCTGAGGAGGTCACCGCCGTGTTATCGCAGGTGACGGCGCCTGTCATCTCCGCCGTGGTCCTTGCCCTGGCGACCGTGAACGCACCGTACGGAGCTGTAGCACCGGCTGCCGCACCGTGCGTCAGCGGCGAGTCCGAGACGCGGGCGGACTCCGCCGTCGACGAGGGCGAGATCCGCTGGACCGAGACGTCGAAGTACGACAGCCAGCGCACCCACGCGATCACCGAGTGGAACAAGCTGCGGACGATCAACATTGCCCCGGATGCCGTGAACACGGTCAACGACCTCGAGTTCCGCGACTACTCCAAGAACAACGACACCGCCGCCTACTACGAACGGCACGGCGGCATCGCGCAGACCGACTACATCTACCTGAACAAGCACTGGCTCGACGGCGCCTACAAGAACGAGCCGGCCTTCCAGAAGAACATCGTGCTGCACGAGCTCGGGCACGCGCTCGGGCTGTGCCACAAGGCAGACACCGTCGACTCCGTCATGCGCAAGGCCGCGAGCCCGAAGACCGTTCCGACCGCCGTAGACGTCGCCAACATCAGAAAGATCTGGGGCTGATGAAACACGCCGTACTCCTCTCGCTCGCCGGAGCCCTCGTGCTCGCCGGTTCCGCGACCACCGCCACGATGGTGCTACTCGACGACGACGTCACAGTCAGCGCCTCCTGCGCACCCGTCATGGACTCTGACCGGGACAAGGCCGGCCTCGTCGACCACGTCGCCGTGGTCACAGCCGAAAAGCAGTCCCGGCCCCTTCGCAGCCCCGACGGCGTCCAGCGGGTCACCGTACAGGTCAAGGTCGACGAGATCCTCAAGGGGAACCCGCCCGCCATCATGCCCATCGATCAGGACGTCACCCAAGGCGCCCGCCCAGCCTTC includes the following:
- a CDS encoding cupredoxin domain-containing protein, producing MNTTGRRTARRADFQLRPSRRRALLGSGAKRRRRGRQLGRAPRWPRSFAAAEWRRTAAKAPQRRGRGMAGQPKTVPGACADVRGHGAGRLGHRFSGVARDGLSLSEAASTPRQWLRVAPESEDGVRPSCRAVMRVAVRAWRTPHGRARLSASAARRPCLPTVSPRRRGRPTCHVSVLGPVRSPGLREELTLLALAGCSNGGGTAPPSPRHSPAATGASPVTARIVIKDFAFSPTDLQVRPGTQVTVTNRDSAPHTVTATGDQAFDTGSIAGGATTTFAAPSVPGSYPYLCTVHPRMTGRLTVT
- a CDS encoding matrixin family metalloprotease, translating into MLSQVTAPVISAVVLALATVNAPYGAVAPAAAPCVSGESETRADSAVDEGEIRWTETSKYDSQRTHAITEWNKLRTINIAPDAVNTVNDLEFRDYSKNNDTAAYYERHGGIAQTDYIYLNKHWLDGAYKNEPAFQKNIVLHELGHALGLCHKADTVDSVMRKAASPKTVPTAVDVANIRKIWG